Proteins found in one Mucilaginibacter gracilis genomic segment:
- a CDS encoding PAS domain-containing sensor histidine kinase codes for MNEKNAAVEPNLRGLLVADYVTIMLAYWDKNLVCRFANAGYYTCFGKTGEQMVNKMTLRQLLGPVYEQNLPYILGALAGENQSFERELKTPGGKNMVCFVNYFPDKVDGEVVGFFAHVSDVSEQKVVEEKLRVSEQAFRGAFEYAATGMALVDITGKWIKVNNCLTEMIGYTTDELLNLTFQDITHPDDLNKDLYLLDELLAGQREHYHMEKRYFHKNGHILWTILAVSLVKDRKGNPLYCISQITDISQRKAAEEKLQNVVSKLQAILEGSSQVSILSTNLDGIITSINKGSENLLGYTAQDLVGKFTPAVLHTAEEIEERSNELTLLFGKDIRGFDVFVEFVKQGRFETREWTYVRKDGTHFPVQLIVTGIKNQQGQITGYLGVGTDISKIKAVENEVKAVLDLTNDQNKRLLNFAHIVSHNLRSHSSNLKMLLDYIKTEDNEESRREIFGMLNDAASNLQETITHLNEVVAINTNLEESLKTLNLWSAVNGAIGSINALLSGANGICINNVDPDEEIKGFPAYIDSVLLNTLTNAIKYRSPARQLVIEVFAKRMGNFVVLSIQDNGLGIDLERNGDKIFGMYKTFHGNKDARGIGLFITKNQVEAMGGKMEVESQVDKGSTFKIFLNVH; via the coding sequence ATGAACGAAAAAAATGCAGCGGTAGAGCCTAATTTGCGTGGGCTTTTAGTTGCCGACTATGTTACAATTATGTTGGCTTACTGGGACAAAAACCTTGTTTGCCGCTTTGCTAATGCTGGCTATTATACCTGTTTTGGTAAAACCGGCGAGCAAATGGTTAATAAAATGACCCTTAGACAGCTTTTGGGGCCGGTTTACGAACAAAATTTACCTTACATTTTAGGTGCCCTTGCCGGCGAAAATCAAAGCTTTGAACGCGAACTAAAAACACCCGGCGGCAAAAACATGGTTTGTTTTGTAAACTATTTCCCTGATAAAGTTGATGGTGAAGTAGTTGGTTTTTTTGCCCACGTTAGCGATGTTAGCGAGCAAAAGGTGGTTGAAGAAAAACTGCGTGTGAGCGAACAGGCTTTTCGCGGTGCTTTTGAATACGCCGCTACAGGTATGGCACTTGTTGATATTACCGGAAAGTGGATAAAGGTAAACAATTGCCTAACCGAGATGATTGGTTATACAACCGACGAGTTATTGAACCTCACGTTTCAGGATATAACGCACCCCGATGACTTAAACAAAGATCTTTATTTATTGGACGAACTATTAGCCGGGCAAAGGGAACATTACCACATGGAAAAACGGTATTTCCATAAAAATGGGCATATTCTTTGGACAATTCTGGCTGTTTCGTTGGTGAAAGATAGAAAAGGCAACCCCCTGTACTGTATATCGCAAATTACAGATATAAGCCAGCGAAAAGCTGCCGAAGAGAAATTGCAAAACGTAGTTTCAAAGTTGCAAGCAATTTTAGAAGGTAGTTCCCAGGTTTCAATTTTAAGCACCAATTTAGATGGCATCATTACGTCAATAAACAAAGGTTCCGAAAACTTGCTTGGCTATACTGCTCAAGATCTTGTGGGTAAATTTACTCCGGCTGTACTGCATACAGCCGAAGAAATAGAGGAAAGATCAAATGAACTTACTCTGCTTTTTGGAAAAGATATTCGTGGTTTTGATGTTTTTGTTGAATTTGTAAAACAGGGCCGTTTTGAAACCCGCGAATGGACTTATGTACGAAAAGATGGCACGCACTTCCCGGTTCAGTTAATTGTTACTGGTATAAAAAACCAGCAAGGCCAAATAACCGGTTATTTAGGTGTGGGGACAGATATTAGCAAAATTAAAGCCGTTGAAAACGAAGTTAAGGCGGTGCTCGATTTAACTAACGATCAAAACAAACGCCTTCTCAATTTTGCTCACATTGTGTCGCACAATTTGCGGTCGCATTCAAGTAATTTGAAAATGTTGCTTGATTATATTAAAACCGAAGACAACGAAGAGTCTCGCAGGGAGATTTTCGGGATGTTGAACGATGCGGCATCAAACTTACAGGAAACCATTACACATTTAAATGAGGTAGTTGCCATAAATACCAATCTCGAAGAAAGCTTGAAAACGCTTAATCTGTGGTCGGCGGTAAATGGTGCCATTGGTAGCATTAATGCTTTGTTAAGCGGTGCAAACGGTATTTGTATTAATAATGTAGATCCGGATGAGGAAATTAAAGGTTTTCCTGCGTATATAGATAGTGTTTTATTGAATACCCTAACCAATGCCATCAAATACCGTTCGCCCGCTCGGCAGTTGGTTATTGAGGTATTTGCAAAGCGTATGGGTAATTTTGTTGTTTTATCAATACAGGATAACGGATTAGGCATTGACCTGGAAAGAAACGGCGATAAAATATTTGGTATGTATAAAACCTTTCACGGTAATAAAGATGCCCGCGGCATTGGGTTGTTTATAACCAAAAACCAGGTTGAAGCAATGGGCGGCAAAATGGAGGTAGAAAGCCAGGTTGATAAAGGCAGCACCTTCAAAATATTTTTAAATGTACATTGA
- a CDS encoding LutB/LldF family L-lactate oxidation iron-sulfur protein: MKTIAEEFVVASENKVFDTDHRRIINFNIGKYDTAVGRGLSRISNLENAKRKAHLVKWKVIENLDKVLPEFEGNFQRRGGKVIWANDAAEAQREILAIMKRAHAKTVVKSKSMVTEEIHLNEFLESNHIESLETDLGEYIVQLLGQKPYHIVTPAMHLSKDDIAKLFHERFGTPADATSEQIVLKARELLREKYLRADVGITGANFLIADTGSIAISENEGNARLSTTFPKIHIAIVGIEKIIPSMADLDLFWPLLATHGTGQNLTVYNTILSGPRQPGETDGPEEMYVILLDNGRTNLLAKKDQRQGLYCIRCGACLNACPIYKNVGGHTYNTPYSGPIGSVITPHMRGMEDFKHLSYASSLCGACSEVCPVKIDIHKMLLINRHDAVKEELNTKKEGRAWGMWKKAMMSRKLTDFFGGWTKNAILKMFFKKTWGSFRTMPKVAEKSFSKQWMEKEINGK; this comes from the coding sequence ATGAAAACCATCGCGGAAGAATTTGTAGTTGCATCGGAAAATAAGGTATTTGATACAGATCACCGCCGCATTATTAACTTTAATATTGGCAAGTATGATACTGCTGTTGGCCGCGGTTTATCGCGTATCAGCAATCTGGAAAACGCCAAGCGCAAGGCCCATTTGGTGAAATGGAAAGTTATCGAAAACCTTGACAAGGTACTGCCTGAGTTTGAAGGTAACTTTCAGCGCCGGGGTGGTAAGGTAATTTGGGCAAATGATGCAGCCGAGGCACAGCGCGAAATATTGGCCATAATGAAACGTGCCCATGCTAAAACGGTTGTTAAATCCAAATCGATGGTTACAGAAGAGATTCATTTAAATGAGTTTCTGGAAAGTAATCATATTGAATCGTTAGAAACCGACCTGGGCGAATACATTGTACAGCTGCTTGGCCAAAAGCCCTACCATATTGTTACCCCGGCAATGCACCTCTCGAAAGACGATATTGCTAAATTATTTCATGAGCGTTTTGGCACTCCGGCAGATGCTACATCAGAACAGATAGTGTTGAAGGCGCGCGAATTGCTGCGCGAAAAGTATTTAAGGGCCGACGTGGGCATTACCGGCGCTAACTTTTTGATAGCCGATACCGGTAGCATAGCGATAAGCGAAAACGAAGGCAATGCCCGTTTAAGCACCACTTTCCCTAAAATACATATTGCTATTGTTGGTATCGAAAAGATAATCCCATCAATGGCCGACCTTGATTTGTTTTGGCCACTGCTGGCCACGCACGGTACCGGGCAAAATTTAACAGTTTACAATACAATTTTGAGCGGCCCGCGCCAACCCGGCGAAACAGACGGCCCCGAAGAAATGTATGTGATATTGCTGGATAACGGGCGCACTAATCTGCTCGCAAAAAAAGACCAGCGCCAGGGCTTGTACTGTATTCGTTGCGGTGCGTGTTTAAATGCCTGCCCTATTTATAAAAATGTTGGCGGGCACACTTATAATACGCCGTATAGTGGCCCTATAGGTTCGGTAATAACGCCGCACATGCGTGGCATGGAAGATTTTAAACACCTGAGCTATGCCTCAAGCCTATGCGGTGCTTGCTCTGAAGTTTGCCCCGTAAAGATTGATATACACAAAATGTTGCTGATTAACCGGCATGATGCAGTAAAAGAAGAATTGAACACCAAAAAGGAAGGCCGCGCCTGGGGCATGTGGAAAAAGGCCATGATGAGCCGCAAGCTAACCGACTTTTTTGGCGGATGGACAAAAAATGCTATCCTTAAAATGTTTTTTAAAAAAACCTGGGGAAGTTTTAGAACCATGCCTAAAGTTGCCGAAAAATCGTTTAGTAAGCAATGGATGGAGAAGGAGATAAACGGGAAGTAA
- a CDS encoding M28 family peptidase, giving the protein MKKINTALAALLFSACAYAQNPTAIKYAKLITAQDAKKHLSIIASDAFEGRETGRPGATMAANYIAAEFKKLGLQAPVNGSYFQDVPLIETSYNVKSFSVNGTAYTYKKDFYTGAYTTGTTTDNNFSAKEIVFIGHKIGGDVAAELGATNVTGKAVLLINDGETPQNITRRIALIQSQTPSFIIATATNVAAMLKSPRMAGANVPRMGLKPDKPAAILAPVFYVTPEVANQLLINLGKTVDALKGTADAAQPNQNIKADIAATISTTSTPAKAVDVLGYLPGTDLKNEVLVFSAHYDHIGLTKTGTDKVNNGADDDGSGTTAILEIARAFAKAKKDGHGPRRSILFLGNVGEEKGLLGSEYYTDHPVFPLANTITDLNIDMIGRVGFDYIGKPDSANYVYAIGSGMLSSELHNINEAANKLYTNLVLDYKYDDPNDPNRFYYRSDHYNFAKHGVPIIFYFNGVHADYHQPGDEVSKINFALLAKRAQLVFYTGWELANRDKRPVVDVK; this is encoded by the coding sequence ATGAAAAAAATAAACACCGCATTAGCGGCCTTGTTATTTTCGGCTTGTGCATATGCGCAAAACCCTACAGCAATAAAATACGCTAAGCTTATTACTGCCCAAGATGCTAAAAAACACCTTAGCATTATAGCATCCGATGCTTTTGAAGGGCGCGAAACGGGTAGGCCGGGCGCAACTATGGCGGCAAATTACATAGCGGCCGAGTTTAAAAAATTGGGTTTGCAGGCTCCGGTAAATGGATCGTATTTTCAGGATGTGCCGCTAATTGAAACTTCGTATAACGTAAAGTCGTTCTCGGTTAATGGTACAGCATACACTTATAAAAAAGATTTTTATACAGGCGCATACACTACCGGTACCACTACCGACAATAACTTTTCGGCTAAAGAAATAGTTTTTATAGGCCACAAAATAGGTGGTGATGTAGCCGCCGAGCTTGGTGCCACTAACGTTACCGGCAAGGCAGTTTTATTAATAAACGACGGCGAAACACCGCAAAATATTACCCGCCGGATAGCACTTATCCAAAGCCAAACGCCATCGTTTATTATAGCAACAGCAACAAACGTTGCCGCTATGCTAAAAAGTCCGCGCATGGCGGGGGCCAATGTACCGCGCATGGGGCTTAAGCCCGATAAGCCTGCCGCCATACTTGCGCCGGTATTTTACGTTACTCCCGAGGTTGCCAATCAGTTATTAATCAACCTGGGTAAAACAGTTGATGCATTAAAAGGCACCGCAGATGCTGCACAACCAAACCAAAACATTAAAGCCGATATAGCTGCCACTATAAGTACCACAAGTACCCCTGCAAAAGCGGTTGATGTACTGGGCTATTTACCGGGTACCGATTTAAAGAACGAGGTATTGGTGTTTTCTGCACATTACGATCATATCGGCTTAACCAAAACCGGCACCGATAAGGTAAATAACGGTGCTGATGATGATGGATCGGGCACAACTGCTATTTTAGAAATTGCCCGGGCTTTTGCCAAGGCAAAAAAAGACGGACATGGCCCGCGCCGCAGCATTTTGTTTTTAGGTAACGTGGGCGAAGAAAAAGGGTTATTAGGATCTGAGTACTATACAGATCATCCGGTTTTTCCGTTAGCTAATACCATAACCGATCTTAATATTGATATGATTGGCCGCGTGGGTTTTGATTATATTGGTAAGCCAGATTCGGCCAATTACGTGTACGCTATAGGCTCAGGCATGCTAAGTTCCGAGTTGCATAACATTAACGAGGCTGCCAATAAACTTTATACCAACCTGGTTTTGGATTATAAGTACGACGATCCCAACGATCCTAACAGGTTTTATTACCGCTCAGATCATTACAACTTCGCCAAGCATGGCGTACCTATTATTTTTTATTTCAATGGCGTACATGCCGACTATCACCAACCCGGCGACGAGGTGAGCAAAATTAACTTCGCGTTGCTGGCTAAACGTGCCCAGCTTGTATTTTATACCGGGTGGGAACTGGCCAACCGCGACAAGCGGCCCGTTGTTGATGTGAAGTAA
- the rpiB gene encoding ribose 5-phosphate isomerase B, with translation MTDLKIAIGSDHAGFAYKQQLLQTLKVKQIKDFGTYDASSVDYPDFAHPVALAVESGEFDLGILVCGSANGVAITANKHQGIRAAICWNEELASLARKHNNANIVCIPERFISFELAQRIIETFFTTEFEGGRHANRVNKMLC, from the coding sequence ATGACCGATCTAAAAATAGCCATTGGCAGCGACCATGCAGGTTTTGCATACAAGCAGCAATTATTACAAACCTTAAAGGTTAAGCAAATAAAAGATTTTGGCACCTATGATGCCAGCTCGGTTGACTATCCGGACTTTGCGCACCCTGTTGCATTGGCCGTTGAAAGCGGTGAGTTTGACTTGGGCATATTGGTTTGCGGAAGTGCAAACGGTGTGGCCATTACCGCCAACAAGCACCAGGGAATACGCGCGGCTATTTGCTGGAACGAGGAATTGGCCAGCCTTGCACGCAAGCATAACAACGCCAACATCGTATGCATTCCCGAGCGTTTTATATCGTTTGAGCTTGCACAGCGTATTATCGAAACATTTTTTACAACAGAATTTGAAGGAGGCCGCCATGCCAACCGTGTAAATAAAATGTTGTGCTAA
- the tatC gene encoding twin-arginine translocase subunit TatC, which translates to MSKILDAIRGKAKSMEGEMSFFDHLEVLRWHLIRAAVAVIVFGGLAFYFFDDIWQKIIMGPKTPSFATYRFMCYMGQLLHSDGMCITSIPGKLQSNEMAGQFSLQINAALILGITCGFPYLLWEIWSFVKPALLEKERKAASGFVFFASALFFLGILFGYFVVAPLSIHFLTNYQISPDIENIFTIDSYVTSVATLTLVSGVVFQLPIVIFVLATIGIITDKFMREKRRYAIIIILIVAMLVTPTPDVTTMLVISMPLFVLYEISIIVAKRVVNKKKQTELEFFGKA; encoded by the coding sequence ATGAGTAAAATATTAGATGCCATAAGGGGCAAAGCAAAAAGCATGGAAGGCGAAATGTCGTTTTTCGATCACCTTGAAGTGTTGAGATGGCACCTCATTAGGGCGGCGGTAGCAGTAATTGTTTTTGGAGGTTTGGCGTTCTACTTTTTTGATGATATATGGCAAAAGATCATTATGGGCCCCAAAACCCCGAGTTTTGCTACTTACCGTTTTATGTGTTATATGGGCCAATTGCTGCACAGCGATGGCATGTGTATTACCAGCATTCCCGGCAAGCTTCAAAGCAACGAAATGGCCGGGCAATTTTCCCTTCAAATTAACGCTGCCTTAATACTGGGCATTACCTGCGGGTTTCCCTATCTATTATGGGAAATATGGTCGTTTGTTAAACCCGCCCTTTTAGAGAAAGAACGCAAGGCAGCCAGCGGTTTTGTATTTTTCGCTTCGGCTTTATTTTTCTTAGGTATATTGTTTGGTTATTTTGTGGTTGCGCCATTGTCTATCCACTTTTTAACCAATTACCAGATCAGTCCCGATATAGAAAATATTTTCACTATCGATTCGTACGTAACCTCCGTTGCCACTCTTACCCTGGTTAGCGGCGTGGTTTTCCAGTTGCCCATAGTTATATTTGTACTGGCAACCATAGGCATTATAACCGACAAGTTTATGCGCGAAAAGCGCAGATATGCCATCATCATTATACTTATTGTTGCCATGCTGGTAACCCCAACGCCCGATGTAACCACCATGTTGGTCATCAGTATGCCATTGTTCGTTTTATACGAGATTAGCATTATTGTAGCTAAGCGCGTGGTGAACAAGAAAAAACAAACAGAATTAGAATTTTTTGGTAAAGCATAA
- the accC gene encoding acetyl-CoA carboxylase biotin carboxylase subunit, giving the protein MFKKILIANRGEIALRIIRTCKEMGIKTVAVYSTADRDSLHVRFADEAVCIGPPPSRDSYLNIPNIISAAELTNADAIHPGYGFLSENAKFSAICAEYNIKFIGATADQINAMGDKASAKATMEKAGVPTIPGSKGLVNDIKEGIAIANKIGYPVILKATAGGGGRGMRVVWKDSEFEPAWDSAKAESGAAFGNDGLYLEKYVVDPRHIEIQIVGDQYGKVCHLSERDCSIQRRHQKLVEEAPSPFMTEKLRKKMGEAAIKGAKAVKYEGAGTVEFLVDKDRNFYFMEMNTRIQVEHPVTEEVINFDLIKEQIKVASGVPISGRNYEPTMHAIECRINAEDPFNNFRPSPGKITNFHSPGGHGVRIDTHVYTGYVIPPNYDSMIAKVICMAQTREEALSTMERALGEFVIEGVKTTIPFHLKLLKDPNFRAGNFTTKFMETFEFSED; this is encoded by the coding sequence ATGTTTAAAAAAATATTGATAGCTAACCGCGGTGAAATTGCCCTGCGAATTATTCGTACTTGTAAAGAGATGGGCATTAAAACTGTTGCTGTATACTCAACAGCAGATCGTGATAGCCTTCATGTTCGTTTTGCCGATGAGGCCGTGTGTATCGGTCCGCCGCCAAGCCGCGATTCGTATTTAAACATTCCCAATATCATTTCTGCCGCCGAGTTAACCAATGCCGATGCTATACATCCCGGTTATGGTTTCCTTTCGGAGAATGCAAAGTTTTCGGCTATTTGCGCCGAATACAATATCAAATTTATTGGTGCTACCGCCGATCAGATAAACGCCATGGGCGATAAAGCTTCGGCTAAAGCCACTATGGAAAAAGCCGGTGTGCCAACCATTCCCGGTTCAAAGGGCTTGGTTAACGATATTAAAGAAGGCATTGCAATAGCAAACAAAATTGGCTACCCTGTAATACTCAAAGCAACTGCCGGTGGCGGTGGCCGCGGTATGCGCGTAGTTTGGAAAGACAGCGAATTTGAACCAGCCTGGGATTCGGCCAAAGCCGAATCGGGAGCGGCCTTTGGCAACGATGGTTTGTACCTGGAAAAATATGTTGTTGATCCGCGCCACATTGAGATACAAATTGTAGGCGACCAGTATGGCAAAGTGTGCCATTTATCTGAGCGTGATTGCTCAATACAACGCCGCCATCAAAAGCTGGTAGAAGAAGCACCTTCGCCATTTATGACAGAAAAACTCCGTAAAAAAATGGGTGAGGCTGCTATAAAAGGTGCTAAAGCCGTAAAATACGAGGGTGCTGGCACGGTTGAATTTTTAGTTGATAAGGATAGGAATTTCTATTTTATGGAAATGAATACCCGTATACAGGTTGAACACCCTGTTACCGAAGAGGTAATTAACTTTGATTTGATAAAAGAGCAAATTAAAGTAGCATCGGGCGTGCCCATATCTGGCAGAAACTATGAGCCAACTATGCACGCCATTGAGTGCCGTATTAATGCCGAAGACCCGTTTAATAACTTTAGGCCTTCGCCGGGTAAAATAACCAATTTCCATTCGCCGGGCGGCCATGGTGTGCGTATTGACACCCATGTTTACACCGGTTATGTAATACCACCCAATTACGATTCGATGATAGCTAAGGTTATCTGCATGGCTCAAACCCGCGAAGAAGCGTTAAGCACAATGGAGCGCGCCCTTGGCGAATTTGTGATAGAAGGTGTTAAAACTACCATACCTTTTCACTTAAAACTTTTAAAAGATCCAAATTTTAGGGCCGGTAACTTTACCACCAAGTTTATGGAAACTTTTGAATTTTCGGAAGACTAA
- the accB gene encoding acetyl-CoA carboxylase biotin carboxyl carrier protein: MDIKQIQELIRFVAKSGVNEVAIEQEDFKITIKTNQAPTVVHATVPLAAAPVAAPVASAPAETAPVAPVGPDTSKYITVRSPMIGTFYRSAGPDKPLFVNVGDEIAVGNVTCIIEAMKLFNEIESEVAGRIVKILVDNASPVEYDQPLFLVEPV, from the coding sequence ATGGATATTAAACAAATTCAGGAACTTATCCGCTTCGTTGCCAAATCGGGCGTAAACGAAGTTGCAATTGAGCAAGAGGATTTCAAGATCACAATTAAAACCAACCAGGCACCAACAGTAGTACACGCAACTGTGCCACTTGCAGCAGCACCGGTTGCCGCTCCTGTAGCCTCTGCACCTGCCGAAACCGCACCCGTTGCCCCGGTTGGTCCCGATACTTCAAAATATATTACAGTAAGGTCGCCCATGATAGGTACATTTTACCGTTCGGCCGGCCCTGATAAACCGCTGTTTGTAAACGTTGGCGACGAGATAGCTGTAGGCAACGTGACCTGCATTATCGAAGCAATGAAACTGTTTAACGAAATCGAGTCGGAAGTTGCCGGCCGTATAGTTAAAATACTGGTTGATAATGCATCGCCGGTTGAATACGACCAACCTTTGTTTTTGGTTGAGCCGGTTTAG
- a CDS encoding beta-ketoacyl-ACP synthase III: protein MNKIHAAITAVGGYVPDYVLTNHELETMVDTNDEWITSRTGIKERRILKGEGLATSDMAVPAVEELLKKRGISASEIELIIFCTSTPDMPFPATANILADRIGAKNSWGYDLNAACSGFIFGLATGAGFIESGKYTKVLVVGGDKMSSIINYEDRATCIIFGDGAGAALLEPNTDGYGIIDSICKTDGSGRAYLNQKAGGSLHPATRQTVDNKEHFAFQEGRTVFKFAVTNMAEVAADVMERNGLTADDVNWLVPHQANKRIIDATAIRTGVPTERVMINIEKYGNTTNGTIPLCLWEWESKLKKGDTLILAAFGGGFTWGSIYLKWAY, encoded by the coding sequence ATGAATAAAATTCATGCTGCTATAACGGCAGTTGGTGGTTACGTACCAGATTACGTTTTAACAAACCATGAGCTGGAAACTATGGTTGATACCAACGACGAATGGATAACATCCCGTACCGGTATTAAAGAGCGCAGGATACTAAAAGGCGAAGGCCTGGCCACATCAGACATGGCTGTACCGGCCGTTGAAGAATTGCTTAAAAAAAGAGGCATCAGCGCCAGCGAAATAGAACTTATTATTTTTTGTACCTCAACGCCCGATATGCCTTTCCCGGCAACGGCAAATATATTGGCCGATAGGATAGGTGCTAAAAACTCCTGGGGATATGATTTAAATGCAGCCTGCTCGGGTTTTATATTTGGGCTTGCTACAGGTGCCGGTTTTATTGAGAGCGGTAAATATACTAAGGTTTTGGTTGTAGGTGGCGATAAAATGTCGTCGATAATTAATTATGAAGACAGGGCAACCTGTATTATTTTTGGTGATGGCGCAGGGGCTGCCCTGCTTGAGCCCAATACCGATGGTTACGGAATAATAGATTCTATTTGCAAAACCGACGGATCTGGCCGTGCCTACTTAAATCAAAAAGCTGGCGGGTCATTACACCCAGCCACGCGCCAAACTGTTGATAACAAAGAACACTTTGCATTTCAGGAAGGCCGCACTGTATTTAAGTTTGCGGTAACCAACATGGCCGAAGTTGCCGCCGATGTAATGGAACGCAACGGTCTAACCGCTGATGATGTTAACTGGTTGGTACCCCACCAGGCCAATAAACGTATTATTGATGCTACAGCCATACGTACCGGTGTACCTACCGAAAGGGTAATGATAAACATTGAAAAATATGGCAATACCACCAACGGTACCATCCCCCTTTGTTTGTGGGAATGGGAAAGCAAACTAAAAAAGGGCGATACCCTTATTTTAGCTGCTTTTGGCGGAGGCTTTACCTGGGGCTCCATTTATTTAAAATGGGCCTATTAA
- the plsX gene encoding phosphate acyltransferase PlsX has translation MKIGLDIMGGDYAPQATVLGAIAAHGALSANEHLVLIGDKEVAVNILQENNFNPDHFEFVHTTEVIGMGEHPTKAVVQKPNSSISVGFRLLKEGSIQTFASAGNTGAMLVGSMFSVKAIPGVLRPAMTAIAPKLKGGLNILLDVGANADCKPENLLQFGILGSLFAESIYNIPNPRVALMNIGEEEEKGNLLLQATYPLFKETKLFNFAGNVEGRDLFGDHSDVIVCDGFTGNVVLKMAESFYVVALKKQFKDDFFDRLNYEEYGGSPILGVNAAVVVGHGISTPKAIKNMVLLSRDMVESGLVDKIKKAFQ, from the coding sequence ATGAAGATTGGCTTAGATATAATGGGCGGCGATTACGCACCCCAGGCGACTGTTTTAGGTGCAATTGCGGCTCACGGGGCCTTATCGGCTAACGAACATCTTGTTCTGATAGGCGATAAGGAGGTGGCTGTAAATATTCTTCAGGAAAATAATTTTAATCCCGATCATTTCGAGTTTGTGCATACAACCGAGGTGATTGGTATGGGTGAGCATCCTACAAAAGCCGTAGTGCAAAAGCCAAACTCCAGCATAAGTGTTGGTTTTAGGTTATTGAAGGAAGGTAGCATTCAAACTTTTGCATCGGCGGGTAACACCGGTGCCATGCTGGTGGGCTCTATGTTTAGCGTAAAAGCTATACCAGGCGTTTTGCGCCCGGCCATGACGGCTATTGCCCCTAAATTAAAGGGCGGCCTAAACATATTGCTTGATGTAGGTGCTAATGCCGATTGCAAACCCGAAAATTTATTGCAGTTTGGCATATTAGGCAGCCTTTTTGCCGAATCTATTTACAATATACCAAACCCACGCGTGGCTTTGATGAATATTGGTGAGGAAGAGGAAAAAGGTAATTTGCTTTTACAGGCCACTTATCCGTTATTTAAGGAAACCAAACTTTTTAACTTTGCAGGTAATGTTGAAGGACGTGATTTATTTGGCGACCATAGCGATGTTATTGTTTGCGACGGTTTTACAGGTAACGTGGTACTTAAAATGGCCGAATCGTTTTACGTAGTTGCGCTTAAAAAGCAATTTAAGGATGACTTTTTTGATCGCCTCAATTACGAAGAGTATGGCGGTAGCCCAATATTAGGGGTTAACGCCGCGGTTGTGGTTGGTCATGGCATCTCAACTCCAAAGGCCATAAAAAACATGGTTCTTCTGTCACGAGACATGGTCGAGAGCGGCCTTGTTGATAAAATCAAAAAGGCTTTTCAATAA
- the rpmF gene encoding 50S ribosomal protein L32, with amino-acid sequence MAHPKRKISKSRRDKRRTHYKAEAPTLTTCKTTGAVHLPHRAYTVDGNVYFNGKILIENTAAV; translated from the coding sequence ATGGCACACCCGAAACGGAAAATATCCAAATCAAGAAGAGACAAGCGTAGAACACACTACAAAGCCGAAGCTCCTACTTTAACTACCTGCAAAACTACAGGTGCTGTACATTTACCGCACAGAGCTTATACTGTTGATGGTAATGTTTACTTCAACGGAAAAATACTGATTGAGAATACTGCTGCAGTTTAA
- a CDS encoding YceD family protein, translating to MKSLKPYSIPYTGLKLGKHSFDFEITKAFFDEFEYSLVKSGKLNCRVELDKQETMIILDFKISGTIDMGCDRCLAEYPQVIETGERAIAKFGEVEIGDDEVDIITLSKNDHEINVAGLIYEYINVAVPFVAVCGYEGKTQYCDIEMLDQLDKLASGEEPPSEDADPRWDALKKIK from the coding sequence TTGAAATCGCTCAAACCATATTCGATTCCCTACACTGGGCTCAAACTCGGAAAGCATTCTTTCGATTTTGAGATAACTAAGGCCTTTTTTGATGAATTTGAATATTCATTAGTAAAAAGTGGCAAATTAAATTGCCGTGTTGAACTGGATAAGCAGGAAACAATGATTATCCTTGATTTTAAAATCAGCGGTACCATTGATATGGGGTGCGACCGTTGCCTTGCCGAATACCCGCAGGTAATTGAAACCGGCGAGCGGGCGATAGCCAAGTTTGGCGAAGTGGAGATAGGGGATGATGAAGTAGACATTATTACACTCAGCAAAAACGATCACGAGATCAACGTAGCTGGTTTAATATACGAATATATAAATGTAGCGGTGCCGTTTGTGGCGGTATGCGGCTATGAAGGTAAAACGCAGTATTGTGATATAGAAATGCTTGACCAGTTAGATAAGCTGGCAAGCGGTGAAGAACCACCAAGTGAAGATGCGGACCCACGGTGGGACGCGCTTAAAAAAATTAAATAA